In Ruegeria sp. SCSIO 43209, the sequence ACTGGCCGGAATCCGAGGCCACGGCGCTGGCCTTCATCCTCGATCATGCCCGCGATCTCGGAGATGCCCCGGACACAGACATCGCACTTCAAACGGCGGAGACACTTATCGCGCAAGGGCTGCGCAAGTCCCTCGCCTGCCCGGCACCGTCGACACTGGACCGGCGCATCGCCTCCTGGCTGGCCTTCCACCGGATGAAGAACCTCCCCTCCCCGTTGGACGCGCCGCAGATCAAGCAGGCCCGCGCCAAGGCAAGACGTGCCGCCGCCCGGCCCCCGGCCCCGAAATCCGCCCATCCAATCACCCGCGATGTGCTTGAGCAGCTGCTGGCCACCTGCCGCGGCTCGCGCCGGGATTGTCGCGACCGGGCGATCCTGATGCTGGGCTGGGCCTCAGGCGGTCGGAGGAGGTCCGAGATCACTGGTTTGATGTTTGAAGACGTCTCGCTGAAGGAATTCGACGAGAAAGGCCTGGTGTGGATCTCGCTCCTGGAGACCAAGACGACAACCAAAGGGGAAACGCCGCGGCTGGTGCTGAAGGGCCGTGCGGCACAGGCGCTGGTGCACTGGGTCGAGGTTGGACAGATTAAGAAAGGGCCACTGTTCAAACCAGTCTCAAAAGCGGATCGTGTGCTGAAACGTCGGCTTAGCCCGGATGCGATCTACCAGATCGTCAGACAC encodes:
- a CDS encoding tyrosine-type recombinase/integrase gives rise to the protein MKPPAPYLPAAFPALSDTDQEALTDLYVRGTPENTLRAYERDLIYVTAWKATRCGSALDWPESEATALAFILDHARDLGDAPDTDIALQTAETLIAQGLRKSLACPAPSTLDRRIASWLAFHRMKNLPSPLDAPQIKQARAKARRAAARPPAPKSAHPITRDVLEQLLATCRGSRRDCRDRAILMLGWASGGRRRSEITGLMFEDVSLKEFDEKGLVWISLLETKTTTKGETPRLVLKGRAAQALVHWVEVGQIKKGPLFKPVSKADRVLKRRLSPDAIYQIVRHRLKLAGLPQDFASPHGLRSGFLTQAALDGAPIQAAMRLSLHRSLAQAQKYYDDVDIAENPATELLG